A genome region from Gammaproteobacteria bacterium includes the following:
- a CDS encoding MFS transporter → MSEPAGRVNWRALLNPYFLQVFGICLFGWTLANMDQAFFGYAIPPIKETFSIGDPQIGLILSASFLAAAFFIVVAGLLTDRYGRRMMFSVFLAVSALMVGLFSLAETLAMLVFLRLVGWCLCSGMVPIINSYVVEASPARFRGFNAGILQIGYPLGWFIGGLLAVELMGNPAIGRSVGAFLESLGLLSAEAVQGAGSWRLLFMVAFLVIPIAVVLYWFIPESRRFLAEKEAQEASSEAGMTARDRIALLLSKQYIRRVSLGWIASLTFGGAYAGTAFFFPTFFHEVRGHTLEEANLIVGVSYGIGAIGYIASSLVGEFLTTRRNTVAIWVFIAIPICAAVFWLDLGLEADIALMAAMTFFFYGTIAVLQTYLAEVFPTRVRATAVAFVAGIGINIGFAVYPLVVGALAVVIGWQWAFTVTVLPSLLLTGVSTLFQINVRSGERLEDISD, encoded by the coding sequence TTGAGTGAACCCGCCGGGCGCGTCAACTGGCGCGCGCTGTTGAACCCGTACTTCCTGCAGGTGTTCGGCATCTGCCTGTTCGGCTGGACGCTGGCCAACATGGACCAGGCGTTCTTCGGCTATGCCATCCCGCCGATCAAGGAAACGTTCTCGATCGGCGATCCGCAAATCGGCCTGATCCTGTCGGCATCGTTCCTGGCCGCCGCGTTCTTCATCGTGGTGGCCGGACTGCTCACTGACCGCTACGGCAGGCGGATGATGTTTTCCGTATTCCTTGCCGTTTCGGCGCTTATGGTCGGCCTCTTTTCGCTGGCGGAAACGCTGGCCATGCTTGTGTTCCTGCGCCTGGTCGGGTGGTGCTTGTGTTCGGGCATGGTGCCGATCATCAATTCCTATGTGGTGGAGGCGTCGCCCGCCCGGTTCCGCGGGTTCAACGCCGGCATCCTGCAGATCGGTTATCCGCTGGGATGGTTTATCGGGGGACTGCTGGCGGTCGAATTGATGGGGAATCCCGCGATCGGCCGATCGGTGGGCGCGTTTCTGGAGTCGCTGGGCCTGCTGTCAGCGGAGGCCGTGCAAGGGGCCGGCAGCTGGCGCCTCTTGTTCATGGTGGCGTTTCTGGTCATACCTATCGCCGTGGTCCTGTACTGGTTCATACCGGAGAGCCGCCGGTTCCTGGCCGAAAAGGAGGCGCAGGAAGCGAGTTCCGAAGCGGGCATGACGGCCCGTGACCGCATAGCACTGTTACTCAGCAAGCAATACATCCGCCGCGTTTCGCTCGGATGGATCGCTTCGCTGACCTTCGGCGGCGCTTACGCCGGAACCGCGTTCTTCTTCCCGACGTTCTTCCACGAAGTGCGGGGCCACACGCTGGAGGAAGCCAACCTCATTGTGGGCGTCTCGTACGGCATCGGCGCCATCGGCTACATCGCCTCATCGCTGGTCGGCGAATTCCTGACTACCCGCCGCAATACCGTGGCGATCTGGGTCTTCATCGCCATTCCCATCTGCGCAGCCGTGTTCTGGCTGGATCTGGGACTGGAGGCCGACATCGCGCTGATGGCGGCGATGACCTTCTTCTTCTACGGCACGATCGCCGTGCTGCAGACCTACCTGGCGGAGGTGTTTCCCACCCGGGTGCGCGCCACCGCGGTAGCCTTCGTGGCCGGAATCGGCATCAATATCGGTTTCGCCGTCTATCCGCTGGTGGTCGGTGCGCTGGCCGTGGTCATCGGCTGGCAATGGGCTTTCACCGTCACGGTGTTGCCCAGCCTGTTGCTGACCGGGGTGTCCACACTGTTTCAGATCAACGTCCGCTCCGGCGAGCGCCTGGAGGACATCTCGGACTAG